The Methanosarcina barkeri MS DNA window CAGAAGTAGAGCCTGGAAAAATTGTAGAAATTTCAGATGTCAGGGAAAAAATCGAGCAACAATATAATAAGTTCAGCGAAAAAGAGTGTTGAACACTCGGTGTTGCATACAGGGAAATGAACAAGCAGACTAAAATCGAAAAAGAACAGGAAAAGGGAATGACCTTTCTCGGATTTCTCTTGTTTTTGACCCACTGAAGCCAGACATTGCAAAAACAATAGAAAACACGGAGCAACTTGGAATTTCTCTGAAAATAATTACGGGGGATAACAGGCTTGTGGCTACCAGTATTGGTAAGGAGGTGTAGGGTTTAAAGCCTCAAGAATTCTCACCGGAAGCGAAATTTATCAGATGACAAGTGAAGCCCTTATAGGGAAAGTAAATGACATTGATATCTTTGCTGAAGTAGAGCCAAACCAGAAAGAACGTATTATCCTTGCACTCAAGAAGAGAGGAAACGTTGTTGGGTATCTGGGAGACGGTATTAATGACGCATCTGCTCTTCATGCAGCCGATGTAGGAATTTCAGTTGACAGTGCCGCAGATGTCGCCAAAGAAGCTGCACAAATTGTGCTGATGGAAAAAATCCTGGATGCACTTGTAGAAGCCAAAGGCGGAAGAAAAACCTTTGCC harbors:
- a CDS encoding HAD-IC family P-type ATPase, producing the protein MTSEALIGKVNDIDIFAEVEPNQKERIILALKKRGNVVGYLGDGINDASALHAADVGISVDSAADVAKEAAQIVLMEKILDALVEAKGGRKTFANTLKYVFMANSANFGNMFSMAEASLLPFLPLLPAQILLTNLLTDFPEMTITTDTVDK